In Microvenator marinus, one genomic interval encodes:
- a CDS encoding sigma-54 dependent transcriptional regulator translates to MSRATQNILLVVDDPFLYDDVCASLKSGGWGVVLETEVHEAITKLKSEKFSCCIVADGESSRVRDVLTSFGVAPTLPVVGVVRTGDVATTVDAMRLGAHSVVELNSEDDVDRLMAAVTDAVPKGSAPFHGDPRDLFVRSERSTLNSLLEMLPPIATAPAPVLITGESGTGKELFARTIHNMSSRAQGPFIAVNCGAIPDTLLESELFGYIKGAFTGAHQDHAGQFAAADKGTILLDEIGELPLQLQVKLLRVLQDGKVLPVGATEPVSVDFRVIAATNRNLENEVKAGNFREDLYYRLSVLPMHVPPLRERPDDIPVIAEHLTQEQNRLNKTHLQGFSKTALSAMKAYNWPGNVRELQNLMQRLSILKRVGQIELEDLPAQFHGDNPPPPQLGLYVPSEGMDMADTLERLETSLVKQALQKADGNKAAAARLLGLNRTTLVEKVKRLRIQQD, encoded by the coding sequence ATGTCGCGAGCAACACAGAATATCTTATTAGTCGTTGATGATCCCTTCTTGTACGACGATGTTTGTGCATCGCTCAAGTCGGGAGGCTGGGGCGTGGTCCTTGAAACCGAGGTTCACGAGGCAATCACCAAGCTCAAATCCGAAAAGTTTTCCTGCTGTATCGTGGCGGACGGAGAAAGCTCGCGAGTGCGCGACGTTCTGACCTCTTTTGGTGTGGCACCAACCCTCCCAGTAGTGGGCGTTGTGCGTACCGGCGATGTGGCCACAACCGTAGATGCCATGCGGCTTGGCGCGCATTCCGTGGTCGAGTTAAACTCCGAGGATGACGTGGACCGGCTCATGGCCGCCGTCACCGACGCGGTTCCCAAGGGTAGTGCGCCGTTCCACGGAGACCCCAGAGACCTCTTTGTGCGAAGCGAGCGCTCGACCCTAAACTCGTTGCTCGAAATGCTTCCACCTATCGCCACAGCGCCAGCCCCCGTGCTGATTACAGGCGAGTCGGGAACCGGGAAGGAACTCTTCGCGCGTACCATTCACAACATGAGCTCGAGGGCCCAGGGCCCGTTCATCGCGGTCAATTGTGGTGCCATCCCGGACACCCTCTTAGAGTCCGAACTTTTCGGCTACATCAAGGGGGCCTTCACCGGTGCTCACCAAGACCACGCAGGCCAATTTGCGGCAGCCGACAAGGGTACGATTTTATTGGACGAAATCGGCGAGCTTCCGTTGCAACTGCAAGTAAAGCTCCTTCGCGTGCTCCAAGATGGCAAAGTTTTGCCCGTTGGAGCTACCGAACCGGTCTCGGTGGACTTCCGAGTCATCGCCGCAACCAACCGTAACCTTGAGAACGAAGTCAAAGCCGGAAATTTCCGCGAAGACCTCTACTACCGCCTCTCGGTGCTCCCCATGCATGTGCCTCCTTTGCGAGAGCGGCCGGACGATATTCCGGTGATCGCGGAGCACCTGACACAAGAGCAAAATCGCCTCAATAAGACCCATCTACAGGGCTTCTCAAAGACGGCCTTGAGCGCCATGAAGGCCTACAACTGGCCCGGGAACGTGCGCGAGTTGCAGAACCTCATGCAGCGCCTCTCGATCCTAAAGCGCGTGGGCCAAATCGAGCTCGAAGACCTTCCCGCTCAATTCCACGGCGACAATCCGCCACCACCTCAGCTCGGGCTCTACGTGCCTTCAGAGGGCATGGATATGGCCGATACTTTGGAGCGGCTTGAAACGTCGTTGGTTAAACAAGCACTGCAAAAGGCTGATGGCAATAAAGCGGCGGCAGCAAGGCTGCTCGGCCTAAATCGCACCACGCTTGTAGAAAAGGTCAAGCGACTGCGAATCCAACAGGATTAG
- the folK gene encoding 2-amino-4-hydroxy-6-hydroxymethyldihydropteridine diphosphokinase, with product MKHNVYIGLGSNLGDRLGFISDAVRRLEASGFELVRLSKIIETPAAYVTDQPDFLNACAFMRTELDAIESLATLLGVELAMGRVRTEDKGPRNIDLDLLYWNDAILETENLTLPHPSILERDFVLIPLQDVAGDAFEGLLELSRRQQASRQSPAPLPT from the coding sequence ATGAAACACAACGTCTATATCGGGTTGGGATCGAACCTCGGAGACCGTCTGGGCTTTATCTCGGATGCCGTGCGCCGGCTTGAGGCGAGCGGTTTTGAGTTGGTGAGGCTGAGTAAGATCATCGAAACGCCGGCGGCCTATGTGACGGACCAACCCGACTTCTTGAATGCGTGTGCGTTCATGCGCACCGAGCTCGATGCCATTGAATCCCTGGCCACCCTCCTCGGGGTTGAGCTCGCCATGGGACGGGTTCGTACCGAGGACAAAGGACCACGGAACATAGACCTGGACCTCCTCTACTGGAACGATGCGATTCTTGAGACGGAGAATCTGACACTGCCGCACCCATCCATTTTGGAGCGCGATTTTGTTCTTATTCCGCTTCAGGACGTGGCGGGAGATGCCTTTGAGGGGCTTCTAGAGCTCTCCAGACGTCAGCAGGCGTCTCGGCAAAGCCCCGCGCCGCTGCCTACTTGA
- a CDS encoding glycosyltransferase family 4 protein produces MSKITIDARYIGPETSGIGRYTENLIRELLEADPNLRLRLVTDPRKPDAGFSSSPHQERLEFKTFGAEPNSLRTRHVLGRSLKFEAGEIFHSPFNILPAGLRAKKVFTLHDIMWLLDVNYCTSIWWRKLVTGTFYKTLIPKSAHEADQVMTVSHASRMEIEEYFPHLQGRVSVTYNAVDPYFQPLDPKVAIPHLEKHFDPLDPFVLIVGQGTPYKNHKRALEAFAQAFEDVPEMKCVVVRRLNRTDDELAEIKARPGMQGRIIQLEHIGIDTLRALYSMAHIFLFPSLYEGFGLPSLEAMACGTPVVTSNYGAMAEVAGGAAELVNPKEVSSIAAGLRHLWDDKAHHQLLSERAIKRAGEFSWQRCAEQAQAVYQRMRSE; encoded by the coding sequence ATGTCCAAAATCACCATCGACGCGCGTTATATTGGCCCCGAAACAAGCGGCATCGGACGTTATACCGAGAACCTGATACGGGAGCTCCTCGAGGCCGATCCGAACCTCAGACTCCGACTGGTGACCGACCCGAGAAAGCCCGACGCCGGCTTCTCAAGTAGCCCACATCAAGAACGCCTCGAATTCAAGACCTTTGGTGCCGAACCGAATTCACTCAGAACTCGGCACGTTCTGGGCCGCTCGCTCAAATTTGAGGCCGGAGAGATTTTTCACTCACCGTTCAATATTTTGCCCGCGGGGCTGCGCGCCAAGAAGGTCTTTACGCTCCACGACATCATGTGGCTCCTCGATGTGAACTACTGCACGAGTATCTGGTGGAGAAAACTCGTCACGGGCACGTTTTACAAGACGCTCATTCCTAAATCCGCCCACGAGGCCGATCAGGTGATGACCGTTTCGCACGCTTCACGCATGGAAATTGAAGAGTATTTTCCGCATCTTCAAGGTCGCGTGAGCGTCACGTATAATGCCGTCGACCCTTATTTTCAGCCTCTCGATCCAAAAGTCGCGATTCCCCATTTGGAAAAGCACTTTGACCCGCTCGATCCCTTTGTGCTCATCGTGGGTCAGGGAACGCCGTACAAGAATCATAAACGGGCGCTCGAGGCCTTTGCTCAAGCCTTTGAGGACGTGCCCGAGATGAAGTGTGTGGTGGTTCGAAGGCTTAACCGCACGGACGACGAGCTCGCGGAGATCAAGGCGCGCCCAGGCATGCAGGGGCGCATTATTCAGCTCGAACACATCGGTATCGACACGCTTCGTGCGCTCTACTCAATGGCGCATATCTTTCTATTTCCCTCGCTTTACGAGGGGTTTGGGCTTCCGTCGCTCGAGGCGATGGCCTGTGGAACCCCGGTGGTTACGTCGAACTATGGCGCCATGGCAGAAGTTGCGGGCGGTGCGGCCGAGCTCGTCAATCCAAAAGAAGTGTCGTCCATCGCGGCCGGACTTCGCCACCTTTGGGATGACAAGGCGCACCATCAACTCCTCTCAGAGCGAGCCATCAAGAGAGCCGGCGAGTTTTCGTGGCAAAGATGTGCGGAACAGGCGCAGGCTGTTTATCAGAGGATGAGGTCCGAATGA
- the gltX gene encoding glutamate--tRNA ligase has product MTIVTRIAPSPTGDPHVGTAYIALFNYAFAKKNGGKFILRIEDTDQVRSTRESEDMILKALRWVGLEWDEGPDVGGPNGPYRQSERSAIYAEHSAELIKKGHAFRCFCTAERLAELREKQREEGTFQGYDGHCEGLSNEESERRAADESFVVRMKVPREGVCVVKDHFRGDIEFEWSTVDAQVLMKSDGLPTYHMANVVDDHLMGVTHVMRGEEWLSSAPKHLLLYEYFGWEPPTLMHLPLLRNPDKSKLSKRKNPTSIMYYERMGFLPEALLNYLGMMAWTMPDGEEKFALEQMIENFDVDRVSLGGPVFDIEKLTWLNGRYIREDHDPAALAERLKTWMFEEEDKATRILDMVQKRIEKLSDLAPMVVHFFAGDLTLDTEELVAKDDQDELLRRMQLTLWRLEAQRDWSTEAIQELLKDTAEKLDVKLRDYLRPFFVAISGSKVSTPLFDTMSVLGPDISRARIRKAIDHLGGVSKKKTKVIEKEFQELFG; this is encoded by the coding sequence ATGACCATCGTCACACGCATTGCCCCCTCGCCCACCGGTGATCCGCACGTCGGCACCGCCTATATTGCGCTCTTCAACTACGCGTTTGCGAAGAAGAATGGCGGGAAGTTTATCCTCCGAATCGAGGACACCGACCAGGTGCGCAGCACACGAGAGTCCGAGGACATGATTCTGAAGGCTCTGCGTTGGGTTGGGCTTGAGTGGGATGAAGGTCCAGATGTGGGCGGACCGAATGGTCCATACCGTCAGAGCGAGCGCTCCGCGATTTATGCGGAACACAGCGCAGAGCTCATCAAGAAGGGCCATGCGTTTCGCTGCTTTTGCACGGCCGAGCGGCTGGCCGAGCTTCGTGAGAAACAACGCGAAGAAGGCACGTTCCAGGGCTATGACGGCCATTGTGAGGGACTGAGTAACGAAGAATCCGAGCGGCGTGCCGCCGACGAGTCGTTCGTGGTCCGGATGAAGGTGCCACGCGAAGGCGTCTGCGTGGTCAAAGACCATTTCCGCGGTGACATCGAGTTTGAGTGGTCCACGGTGGATGCGCAGGTTTTGATGAAATCGGACGGACTTCCGACCTACCATATGGCCAATGTGGTGGATGACCATTTGATGGGCGTGACCCACGTGATGCGTGGCGAAGAGTGGCTTTCCTCGGCGCCAAAACACCTGCTTCTTTACGAGTATTTCGGTTGGGAGCCGCCGACTCTGATGCACCTTCCGCTTTTGCGAAATCCGGACAAGAGCAAGCTCAGTAAGCGCAAAAACCCCACGAGCATCATGTACTACGAGCGCATGGGCTTTTTGCCAGAGGCGCTTTTGAATTATCTTGGAATGATGGCATGGACCATGCCGGACGGTGAGGAGAAGTTCGCTCTAGAGCAGATGATCGAGAACTTCGATGTGGACCGTGTTTCGCTGGGCGGGCCGGTGTTCGATATCGAGAAACTGACCTGGCTCAACGGGCGCTATATTCGTGAGGACCACGATCCGGCGGCGCTTGCGGAGCGCCTCAAGACGTGGATGTTCGAGGAAGAAGACAAGGCGACGCGCATCCTGGACATGGTTCAGAAGCGCATTGAAAAGCTCTCTGATCTGGCGCCGATGGTGGTACATTTCTTTGCCGGCGACCTGACCTTGGATACCGAGGAGTTGGTAGCCAAAGATGATCAAGACGAGCTTTTGAGGCGCATGCAGCTTACGCTTTGGCGCCTCGAGGCGCAGCGAGACTGGTCTACCGAGGCCATTCAAGAGCTCTTGAAGGACACGGCTGAAAAATTGGACGTGAAGCTTCGCGATTACCTTCGCCCGTTCTTTGTGGCTATCTCAGGCTCAAAGGTCTCGACGCCACTTTTTGATACGATGTCGGTGCTCGGGCCTGATATCTCGCGCGCACGAATTCGCAAGGCGATCGACCACCTCGGTGGTGTGAGCAAAAAGAAGACAAAAGTGATAGAGAAGGAATTCCAAGAGTTGTTTGGATAG
- a CDS encoding Flp family type IVb pilin — translation MNARNILETFHNNEDGATSTEYIVLLILIACFVIGIVKVFGNTLSEKYQAADELIMKEVRF, via the coding sequence ATGAACGCACGAAACATCCTCGAAACCTTTCACAACAACGAAGACGGCGCCACCTCAACCGAGTACATCGTACTTCTGATCCTCATCGCGTGTTTCGTGATTGGCATCGTGAAGGTGTTCGGTAATACTCTTTCTGAGAAATACCAAGCCGCCGACGAATTGATCATGAAGGAAGTCCGTTTCTAA
- a CDS encoding IgGFc-binding protein produces the protein MRIYLLIIAIFVFGACSDSNPGPAAPLDMANTADQSTFCEPGARVCKDLLVSQVCAADGSAWRDETCDAELRCNEENGQCMPEICTPGAFDGCTDTGLIRYCNTSGTAIVENVCPGNALCEDGACGTPQCEVGETRCIGTRELEVCNEAGVRVPGGSCPLGTECFNGVCEELCELNKKISSYIGCEYWSADLDNYDDALSQPHAIVVSNINPELDANVELWLGESETRLTTDANGQPFQQTIRPGEAAIYSIPVGYDHSGTRVLTDKAIRVTANIPIIAYQFNPLNNVDVYSNDGTLLLPTNALGNEYWGMSWPYRQGPGLRGFLTVINSSGQPNRITIRPSAQVLAGPDIPAMEPGTERTIELLPGQSLNLTSSGVEYDAARESGCLQDSEGPPQNVLPCPDLTGTHILAEQPITVFGGHQCANVVQGVNRCDHIESVLFPVSAWGQNYVGSKFKPRAAGDFPEPDVWRIVAAEDNTQIQTQPVIEGIHGQRLNAGEWRQFESTTSFVLGASKPVSLAQYMVGSNWFGIPRICNTGIDAQNPTGIGDPAMALAVPVDQFRRDYLILTPQNYTEDYINVVVPAGREVRYDGTPIERSKFTPVGNGTFETTVIPVTDGFHRLDGDAPFGVTSYGYACHVSYAYPGGLNLEAISERD, from the coding sequence TTGCGCATTTATCTACTAATCATCGCCATTTTCGTCTTTGGCGCCTGCTCGGATTCGAACCCGGGCCCCGCGGCCCCGCTGGATATGGCCAATACTGCCGACCAGTCCACGTTCTGCGAGCCTGGCGCCCGAGTCTGCAAGGACCTCCTCGTCTCGCAGGTTTGTGCGGCTGACGGGAGCGCGTGGCGAGACGAGACGTGTGACGCTGAACTTAGGTGTAATGAGGAAAACGGCCAATGTATGCCGGAGATTTGCACCCCCGGAGCCTTTGACGGCTGCACCGATACGGGGCTGATTCGCTATTGCAACACCTCGGGTACGGCCATTGTGGAGAACGTCTGCCCGGGCAATGCCCTCTGCGAAGACGGAGCCTGCGGAACGCCGCAATGCGAAGTCGGCGAGACCCGATGCATCGGCACCCGCGAACTCGAGGTCTGCAACGAGGCCGGGGTCCGTGTGCCCGGTGGAAGCTGTCCCCTCGGCACCGAATGCTTCAACGGCGTCTGCGAAGAACTCTGCGAGCTGAACAAGAAGATCTCGAGCTATATCGGCTGCGAGTATTGGTCCGCCGACCTCGACAACTACGATGACGCGCTCAGCCAACCCCACGCAATCGTGGTCTCCAATATCAACCCGGAGCTCGATGCGAATGTGGAGCTATGGCTTGGCGAGTCCGAAACCCGCCTAACCACTGACGCGAACGGCCAACCTTTCCAGCAGACCATTCGCCCCGGCGAGGCCGCAATTTACTCGATTCCCGTGGGCTATGACCACTCGGGTACACGCGTTTTGACCGACAAGGCCATTCGGGTCACCGCAAATATCCCGATCATCGCCTACCAGTTCAATCCGCTGAATAATGTGGATGTTTATTCGAATGACGGCACCTTGCTCTTGCCAACCAATGCGCTCGGCAACGAGTACTGGGGCATGTCGTGGCCTTACAGGCAGGGGCCTGGCCTAAGAGGCTTTCTGACGGTCATCAATTCCAGCGGCCAGCCGAATCGCATCACCATCAGACCTAGCGCGCAGGTGCTCGCTGGTCCAGATATTCCGGCCATGGAGCCCGGCACGGAACGTACCATCGAACTCCTCCCCGGGCAGTCGCTGAATCTCACGTCTTCTGGCGTTGAGTACGATGCGGCAAGGGAAAGCGGGTGCTTGCAAGATTCCGAAGGGCCGCCGCAAAATGTCCTTCCATGTCCGGATCTGACCGGTACCCATATCCTCGCCGAACAGCCCATCACTGTCTTTGGTGGCCACCAATGCGCCAACGTGGTGCAAGGGGTCAACCGTTGCGACCATATCGAGAGCGTACTCTTCCCCGTGAGCGCATGGGGGCAGAATTATGTGGGGTCCAAGTTCAAACCACGCGCGGCCGGCGACTTCCCCGAGCCGGACGTCTGGCGCATCGTGGCGGCTGAGGACAACACTCAAATCCAAACACAGCCTGTCATCGAGGGCATTCACGGACAGCGGCTCAACGCGGGCGAGTGGCGGCAATTTGAATCCACCACCTCCTTTGTACTCGGCGCGAGCAAACCCGTCTCACTTGCGCAGTACATGGTGGGGTCCAATTGGTTTGGGATTCCTCGAATCTGCAACACCGGAATCGACGCGCAAAACCCCACGGGCATTGGCGATCCGGCGATGGCCCTCGCCGTCCCTGTAGACCAATTCAGGCGCGACTATCTCATCCTGACGCCGCAAAACTACACCGAGGACTATATCAACGTGGTGGTGCCAGCTGGCCGAGAGGTCCGCTATGACGGAACCCCGATTGAGCGCTCCAAGTTCACCCCGGTCGGAAACGGCACGTTTGAAACCACTGTGATACCGGTCACCGACGGCTTCCACCGATTGGACGGCGACGCCCCCTTTGGTGTAACGAGCTACGGCTACGCCTGTCACGTCTCGTACGCGTACCCAGGCGGACTCAACCTCGAGGCTATCAGTGAACGCGATTGA
- a CDS encoding glycosyltransferase family 4 protein codes for MRLLLDARNITDKPAGVARYAKALIPELARLMPDGELCVIRHASNQTPLEVPGIKEVFVDIPIDNTRNVLFGHKALGEAFRKFGPPDIYHNLFHVSPRRLPDSLKVVVTLHDLVWIEHPDASQPTWLKARAIEQFAKRAIPATLKRADHVISVSDFTAERARRYHSSPTTVIMHGVETHFFDPVPPVDPIVEHLTRDQTRYIVAVGNSKPYKNLHRLIRAWARVRPKLGKSKLCLVGDNKALMPLIEELGLKDDVVLVGFLGDEDLRRIVGHAHLFAFPSLVEGFGLPPLEAMALGVPVILSNIEPMKTVGGEAALSFDPLDIEAIAQAIESVFKDDTLHQKMIQKGKAHAAAMTWTRAAEETLKVYKTFG; via the coding sequence ATGAGACTCCTTCTAGACGCTCGAAATATCACCGACAAACCCGCAGGTGTGGCGCGCTACGCAAAGGCCTTGATCCCTGAGCTGGCACGCCTCATGCCAGATGGTGAACTATGTGTGATTCGGCATGCCTCGAACCAAACGCCTTTAGAAGTGCCTGGAATCAAGGAGGTTTTTGTCGATATCCCCATCGATAACACGCGAAACGTGCTCTTTGGGCACAAGGCCCTCGGCGAAGCGTTCCGAAAATTCGGCCCTCCAGATATCTATCATAACCTCTTTCATGTCTCGCCCAGGCGTCTCCCAGACTCACTTAAAGTTGTGGTGACACTCCACGATCTGGTGTGGATCGAGCATCCGGATGCCTCACAGCCTACGTGGTTGAAAGCCCGTGCGATCGAGCAATTCGCCAAGCGCGCGATTCCGGCAACTCTCAAACGGGCCGACCACGTAATCTCCGTATCCGACTTTACGGCCGAGCGTGCACGCCGCTACCACAGCTCGCCAACCACCGTGATCATGCACGGGGTGGAGACGCATTTCTTCGATCCGGTGCCCCCGGTTGATCCGATCGTGGAACATCTCACCCGAGACCAGACCCGCTACATTGTGGCGGTCGGAAATTCTAAGCCCTACAAGAACCTGCATCGCCTGATCCGCGCCTGGGCCCGCGTGCGGCCTAAGCTTGGCAAGTCCAAGCTCTGCCTCGTCGGTGACAACAAAGCGTTGATGCCCCTGATCGAAGAGCTAGGCCTTAAAGACGATGTGGTTCTGGTGGGATTTCTGGGAGACGAAGACCTGCGGCGTATCGTTGGTCACGCCCACCTATTCGCGTTTCCGTCGCTGGTCGAAGGCTTCGGCCTGCCGCCTTTGGAGGCTATGGCGCTCGGCGTTCCCGTCATTCTCTCCAATATCGAGCCCATGAAAACCGTGGGTGGGGAAGCGGCTTTGAGCTTTGACCCGCTCGACATCGAAGCCATAGCTCAGGCAATTGAGTCAGTCTTCAAGGACGATACCCTCCACCAAAAGATGATTCAAAAAGGTAAGGCGCACGCGGCGGCCATGACGTGGACACGCGCCGCGGAAGAAACCTTAAAAGTCTATAAGACATTTGGTTGA
- a CDS encoding DUF6624 domain-containing protein: protein MNFLIRMAIVALLGSSCANSAPVQTPEETPQVEEEPTNAASAFLEEFRAEIEARRTPKLPRLGEDMSTEAVDKRLQEMVDLDQYARNSFNGAMSLGLEPAEEERVFNEIGMTTMSIDEDHTKELQTFVRAHGWITKSAYGDVASHNAWILAQHADMNREFQRYVLDLMGPLVDAGEVNSRNYAYLWDRVAVGTQTPQRFGTQGQCVGPGEWEPAEMEDPAGVDKRRAEVGLEPMEEYKAKFKEMCGV from the coding sequence ATGAATTTTTTGATTCGAATGGCAATCGTGGCCCTTCTAGGGTCGAGCTGCGCGAACTCTGCGCCGGTACAAACACCTGAGGAAACGCCTCAGGTGGAGGAAGAGCCCACCAACGCGGCCTCGGCGTTCCTCGAAGAGTTTCGAGCAGAAATCGAGGCTCGCCGAACACCTAAGCTGCCCCGGCTGGGCGAGGATATGAGCACTGAGGCGGTGGATAAGAGACTCCAAGAGATGGTGGATCTCGATCAGTACGCGCGAAATTCCTTCAACGGCGCCATGAGCCTTGGTCTTGAGCCCGCGGAAGAAGAGCGGGTCTTCAACGAGATTGGAATGACCACGATGTCCATCGACGAAGACCACACCAAGGAGCTCCAGACCTTCGTGCGTGCTCATGGTTGGATTACGAAGTCCGCGTACGGTGATGTGGCCAGTCATAATGCGTGGATCCTCGCTCAGCATGCAGACATGAACCGTGAGTTCCAGCGGTATGTCTTGGACCTCATGGGGCCGCTCGTAGATGCAGGCGAAGTGAATTCTCGGAATTATGCCTACCTCTGGGACCGCGTTGCGGTGGGGACACAGACGCCACAACGGTTTGGTACTCAGGGACAATGCGTTGGTCCGGGGGAATGGGAGCCCGCGGAAATGGAAGATCCTGCGGGTGTGGATAAACGAAGGGCCGAGGTCGGACTTGAGCCGATGGAAGAGTACAAGGCGAAGTTTAAGGAGATGTGCGGGGTTTGA
- the coaD gene encoding pantetheine-phosphate adenylyltransferase codes for MSQLAIYPGSFDPLTNGHVSIVERGLEVFDRIIVAVAHNVRKSSALFTVEERVEFIRQSFPEDRVEIDTFTQTLLVDYARQRGCKVILRGLRAVSDFEYELQLANMNRRLAPDIETVFMMTEEAHFYVSSSLIKEVALFGGDVTGMVPPHVAKRLHDKFLERG; via the coding sequence ATGTCTCAACTCGCCATTTATCCAGGAAGCTTCGATCCCCTCACAAACGGCCACGTATCGATTGTGGAGCGTGGGCTCGAGGTCTTCGATCGCATCATCGTCGCTGTGGCCCACAACGTGCGGAAATCTTCCGCGCTATTTACCGTTGAGGAGCGCGTCGAGTTCATCCGTCAATCGTTTCCGGAAGATCGGGTCGAGATCGACACGTTTACGCAGACGCTGCTTGTGGATTACGCGCGCCAGCGCGGCTGCAAAGTGATTCTGCGCGGGCTTCGTGCGGTGAGCGATTTTGAGTACGAACTGCAGCTCGCCAACATGAACCGTAGGCTTGCGCCCGATATCGAGACCGTCTTTATGATGACCGAAGAGGCGCATTTTTACGTCAGCTCAAGCCTGATCAAAGAGGTCGCTCTCTTTGGTGGTGATGTCACCGGAATGGTCCCGCCTCATGTGGCCAAGAGACTCCACGATAAATTCCTAGAACGAGGTTAG
- the larE gene encoding ATP-dependent sacrificial sulfur transferase LarE: MIAQKIDAIVDEMRGLEKVVVAFSGGVDSAVVAALAARALGPKALAVTAVSETLAGRELEEAKELAREIGIAHELMAFSELDDDRFRENTPSRCFFCQSMRFDHLRQIADKVGAEVLASGTNADDTGDDRPGLEAMAARGIYQPLLKHGVHKADVRAMARELGLSVWDKPAAACLSSRIPHGTEVTFERLRRIELAEDSLHSYGFVHSRVRDHKGVGRIELSPEDWTRALEPETRAALVREIRSAGFDRVLLDLCGYRPAGKQ, encoded by the coding sequence ATGATTGCGCAAAAGATCGATGCGATTGTGGACGAGATGCGTGGCCTCGAGAAGGTGGTGGTCGCGTTTTCGGGTGGTGTGGATTCGGCGGTCGTTGCGGCTCTTGCCGCCCGTGCCCTTGGCCCCAAAGCCCTCGCCGTTACGGCTGTGTCCGAGACGCTCGCCGGGCGTGAACTCGAGGAGGCTAAGGAGCTCGCTCGTGAGATCGGAATCGCTCACGAACTCATGGCTTTTAGCGAGCTCGACGATGATAGGTTCCGTGAGAACACCCCTTCGCGCTGTTTTTTCTGCCAGTCCATGCGTTTTGACCACTTGAGGCAGATTGCGGATAAGGTCGGCGCCGAGGTGCTCGCGTCTGGGACTAACGCCGACGACACCGGGGACGATAGACCTGGGCTTGAAGCCATGGCCGCCCGCGGAATCTATCAGCCGCTCCTCAAACACGGCGTCCATAAGGCGGATGTGCGCGCTATGGCGCGCGAGCTGGGTCTAAGCGTTTGGGATAAGCCCGCCGCGGCCTGCCTTTCGTCCAGAATTCCGCACGGCACGGAAGTCACCTTTGAGCGCCTTCGTCGAATCGAACTCGCTGAGGACTCCCTGCATAGTTATGGGTTTGTTCACTCGCGAGTGCGCGACCATAAGGGCGTTGGGCGAATTGAGCTCAGCCCTGAAGATTGGACGAGAGCGCTTGAGCCTGAGACCCGAGCCGCCCTGGTCCGTGAGATTCGCTCGGCCGGATTTGACCGTGTACTCCTCGACCTCTGCGGCTACCGACCCGCTGGGAAGCAGTAG